gtttattatattttgatatatctagtgtcactctcacagtaaatacgtaTCAAAccacacctctcaagccaaaatccatctagtcgtttaggctagagagtgagcaatattcgaatttggcgccaaaaatccgccattttgtttttttaaacattttgatatatccagtgtcactctcacagtaaatacgaatctaacgacacctctcaagtcaaaatccatctagtcgtttaggctagagagtgagcaatattcgaatttggcgccaaaaatccgccattttgtttttttaaacattttgatatatccagtgtcactctcacagttaatacgaatctaacgacacctctcaagtcaaaatccatcaagccgtttaggctgcagagcgtgccaaacaattatacatacatacatacatacatacatacatacatacatacatacatactctcgaaaaacataaccctccttctggcgcagtcgggtaagaaaaaaccgacttcaaaaaataaatattccaaaacaaattactatgcactaaaaagtaaaagaaataattgcgtatttttcaacaacttaatagattaactaactttattaactcatcacacacattataatgtaagtaggtacaattattgttatttttggagtcggtgtcagccaaaaataaaaacaatgtaagtaAAGTAAACATAACAATCACCGCCGCGCCACCCCATGACAAATGGCGCTGCAGTGATTGATATAACTGCAATCCAGACGACTAGCGATCATGCTAAGGATGTTGTTGGCGCTGCCACGCACTCTACGCACCAGGGAGGCACATCTTTAACGCATCATAAAAGATGTGTCTCCCTCAGTCGATCAGTTGTCTATAACTTATTGAATTTTCGTCTTGTGCTGTGTGGTGTTGTAAACATTCTGAAATTGGtgatttttaataagaaataaactaGTACACCACACCACATTTGTGTAGTaaattattagtaaaatatagtTATTACAATCTATTTACGCTATAATCTTGTTGCTGTGTCATACATAAAAGAAGTAACCTTATTACTGCAGTGAATACTTCTTGTACACCATGGAAAACGACGAAATCGGTAATGATTTAGTGCGTTTAGACAATGGATATCTTGTCGACGAAGAGAATAACATACGTTGCGAATATGTCGTAAACTCTGATGATGTGTTGGATGAGTAGAATAATTCGGATTCAGGAAGTAAGAATGCTCCGTTGCGGGAACAGGATAGGTTCCTACCTATTGCAAACATTGCTAAAAAATCATCGTAGTGTAAAAGCAGTCGACGCGATGTTCAGCAAACATCCCTGACGCACTACAGAATCGCCGCAGCCCCATCAACCCTGAACGCATTATTAGATTTTAGATGCAACacccagtacccttagtaggtATAAGTTTATTGCTAgaacaaaccaaccaatcacagggTCGAACGCACTCTGGTTTCGATTActgtaaacgtaaagcaaactcatgctACATGGTCACAATTCTTGCCAATGACAGACCATCTCGCTCACACGGCGAAATAAAATGCAAGTGTTATTTGAGAGACTGTTGTCTCTTTTCGACCCAGCAGTACCGAAGTgtctgattcggagctgcgaactacctagcgggtttaccggggctccggatcgataagcatgagtaggaacggggtgggttttagtcagtaagagtctgacactccctaacgcctcgcccaaggcggcagaagtttttggatgatttcccccccttaaaaaaagcagtaCCGAAGCACGGCCATCTCACGAACAACAATGGTTAtattcaaacaatttttttctttcagCTTTCAGTATCAAGTGCGATCCCAGATTCGGACTCGGAATACAGTCTAGAATTAGACCTAGCGCATGAAGTAGTACCTAACCTGTGTACACATGTGGTGACTCCTTCCAAAATCGAGGTGAAGCTACGGAAAAAGGAGGGGTTGCGGTGGACACAGCTGGACGGTGATCGAGCTGATGATCATGTCAAGGCCATACCTCAAGGTAGgatactaattataattagatacttaaatcgtatcgtcacgccttttatccttgaaggggtaggcagaggtgcacattaggacacgtaatgccaatgtacaatgtgcacccactttacaccgtatgtgttataagtaccatgtaatagggggtgagtctattgccatataccgggtacaatcccagactccatgctaccactgagaaattttcgaaaagccgaaaaaagcccagtaatactttgcctgacccgggaatcgatgCCGCCCACTCCGACGTCCgccaacctcactcacataatgaAATACactgcaagcattgtttcacgacggttttctgtgaggccgtggtatcactcaggtcgagccggcccattcgtgccgaagcatggctctcccacacttaggcCTCCTACGCACTGGCGACCATGGTCGCCGCGACCTGGCCGCGGCGGCCAGTGAATTCTGGACTTTTATAGCAATCGCTATATAGCCCCTACGCACTTAGCGGCCAGCGACCAGCGGCCACCGTTGGCCGCGGCGTCCAATTTGATGCCACGCGACCAGCGACCAATCGTGGCCGTCGAGAACATCACTTCTGTATTAAAATTCATCAGTGCTACCGCATCGGCCGCGGCGACCAGACGTGTAGCTAGCTACAGAGTGATTATTTTACAATGGCCAATTTCGACACGGAAAGGTTCATAATTGAAGTTGAAAATAGAAGAGGTTTATGGGATTTAGAATCAAATGATTACTCCAATAAAGATGTTAAGCGGCAGTTGTGGCTTGAACTGGTCGATATATTTGGCGGTGAATCCATGGAAGATAAAGAAAAGGCAGAACTtggttagtattttattttattatgcctaagtaaattaataatgcGATGAACTACAATAAACGCAGCAGGTGCTGTAGTAGCATTCGACACGTATATGTGAcatgagtgtttttttttaaagttgttcCGTTCATTCAAAATCTAAGAAATTTTAGCAAATAGGTAATTGTCAAAagtataactattttatttctacTATTTTTCGCTTTGCACATGAGTTTTGACAATTATTTGCTAAAATTTCCCAGGTTTTCGTAATGATTGGAATAACTTTTTGAAAAGATTACTCATACCGCATGTGCGTTTGACGCCATTTTGTTTACGGCGCGCAATGGCGGCTCGCGGCGAGCAAGTGCCTCAACGCACAAACTGACCAGCCGTCGTAGGTACGCTCCcatatatttacaaattgtGCCAGGGCAAGCGACCGTCGGTACTGAAGTAGTTTGCGAATATATCTCGATATTCGGTTGATGTTCTATTTGCTCTATTAGGTAAACATGCAGGTATTTCAAATAAAGTCTCTGGTACAGTTAACGTGTCCTTGAAATCATATCCGTCTCTTTCTCGCACAAAATTATGAAGCACACATAGAGCTTTTATAATCACAACTGCAAATTCTTTCTTGACGTTTAGGGGTCGGTGAAGAATCTGCCATTTATTGGCTAATATTCCAAATGTACATTCAATATAGCGGCGGGCACGGGATAGtcgataattaaaattagtctttACATTATTCAAGTTTCTCCCAGCATACGGTCGCATCATATGTTCCGATAGTGAAAACGCCTCATCACCCACTAAAACGAACGGCATTGATTGGCCATTTTCTTTGATGGGGTTATTGCTCGGAATATCGAGATCATTATTTAAAAGCCTATGATAAAATACAGAGTCTTTGTAAATTGACGAATCACTGCATTTGCCGTATGCTCCAATATCTACGTAAagaaatttataatttacatcACATATTGCAAGTAACACGATTGAAAAATAATTcttgtaattgtaataaagaGATCCCGAATGTTGTGGTTTGATAACTCTAATGTGCTTGCCGTCGATGGCTCCAATGCAATTAGGAAAT
The sequence above is a segment of the Spodoptera frugiperda isolate SF20-4 chromosome 21, AGI-APGP_CSIRO_Sfru_2.0, whole genome shotgun sequence genome. Coding sequences within it:
- the LOC126912015 gene encoding uncharacterized protein LOC126912015; protein product: MWTAEKFAVDFQGCVKMDVQKIITLTVLVYLLRKRKRKISRKRQFWVHPLLCERKTKGLYYTYFLDLKMYEKRFFNYMRMSTNTFNLLLDTIKPKITGTGNNYRKCIPAEEKLVITIRYLATGCSLSHISHEYRIGLPTVSEIVFDVCEAIWEILKPIVMPQLTRDKWIQTAEGFQKYAQFPNCIGAIDGKHIRVIKPQHSGSLYYNYKNYFSIVLLAICDVNYKFLYVDIGAYGKCSDSSIYKDSVFYHRLLNNDLDIPSNNPIKENGQSMPFVLVGDEAFSLSEHMMRPYAGRNLNNVKTNFNYRLSRARRYIECTFGILANKWQILHRPLNVKKEFAVVIIKALCVLHNFVRERDGYDFKDTLTVPETLFEIPACLPNRANRTSTEYRDIFANYFSTDGRLPWHNL